The Nitrospira sp. sequence AGACACGTCCCTTCATCCTGTCGCACCTCCTACCGATAGCGGAGTGAGGAGGGTCAACGTCTAGCCATATGCTATTCTAGACATAGGCGGACACAGCAGCTCTTCGTTCGACGCTATTTAGCATAGTGCCTCGTCGATTTCTGTCATAAGGAGCAAGGAACGCTGATGTGGGCTCTCGGTGAAAAACATGCGCAGGACGCCGGTAACGATCAAAACTTCACCTTTCTTGGGAAAGGTGTCGATTTCAAAGGGATCGTCAACTTTGATGGAACGATCCGTATCGATGGCCGCGTCGAAGGCGAAGTCCACACCACCGGAACCCTTATCGTCGGCGAACAAGCGGTCGTCAAAGGGATTATCTCCGCCGCAGTCTTGATGACCAGCGGCAAGATCAACGGCACGGTGACGGCCACTGCCAAGATTCAAATCCAGAAGCCTGGTATTCTTATCGGCGATATCCGAACCCCGGGGATTTCAATC is a genomic window containing:
- a CDS encoding polymer-forming cytoskeletal protein, with product MWALGEKHAQDAGNDQNFTFLGKGVDFKGIVNFDGTIRIDGRVEGEVHTTGTLIVGEQAVVKGIISAAVLMTSGKINGTVTATAKIQIQKPGILIGDIRTPGISIEDGAHFHGMCDMGAHKWVDEHPSSSKNVHDLTALRSKLRPSSL